A DNA window from Pseudorasbora parva isolate DD20220531a chromosome 19, ASM2467924v1, whole genome shotgun sequence contains the following coding sequences:
- the maco1a gene encoding macoilin-1, with the protein MKRRNADCSKLRRPLKRNRITEGIHSSTFLYLKFLVVWALVLLADFVLEFRFEYLWPFWLFIRSVYDSFRYQGLAFSVFFVCVAFTSDIICLLFIPKQWLFFAASTYVWVQYVWHTERGVCLPTVSLWILFVYIEAAIRFKDLKHFHVDLCRPFAAHCIGYPVVTLGFGFKSYVSYKMRLRKQKEVQKENEFYMQLLQQALPPEQQMLQRQEREAEEATSKGMSEADSVLVAQNGTAITKKLPISLPELEYKEKGKDGGKDKKQQQHSIGINNNILQTVDAKLQDIEYMENHLNTKRLNNELGGSAENLFLKEEVGGGGGGSAPSKHYKNSSPHSHNSTNGSVPSSSSSRSEKKQKCAGKNLAPPRDLMENCIPNNQLSKPDALVRLEQDIKKLKADLQASRQVEQDLRSQISSLSSSERSMRSELGQLRQENELLQNKLHNAVQAKQKDKQTIVQLEKRLKAEQEARAAVEKQLAEEKKRKKMEEATAARAVALAAASRGECTDSLRNRIRELESECKKLMHDNKLKEEQIRELELKAQELRKYKENEKDTEVLMSALSAMQDKTQHLENSLSAETRIKLDLFSALGDAKRQLEIAQGQILQKEQEIKELKQKIAEVMAVMPSITYSAETNNMTPVTPHYSSKFMDTSPSSLDPNASVYQPLKK; encoded by the exons ATGAAGCGGCGCAATGCGGACTGCAGCAAACTCCGTCGCCCGTTGAAACGGAACCGAATCACCGAGGGTATTCACAGCAG TACCTTTCTGTACCTGAAGTTCCTGGTTGTTTGGGCGCTGGTTCTGCTGGCCGATTTCGTTCTGGAGTTCAGGTTCGAGTATCTGTGGCCTTTCTGGCTCTTCATCAGGAGTGTTTATGATTCCTTTAGATATCAGGGATTG GCGTTCTCTGTGTTCTTCGTGTGTGTAGCATTCACATCAGACATCATCTGCCTCCTGTTTATCCCCAAGCAATGGCTGTTCTTCGCCGCCAGCACGTATGTCTGGGTACAGTACGTGTGGCATACAG AGCGAGGTGTGTGTCTGCCCACTGTCTCTCTGTGGATTCTTTTCGTCTACATCGAAGCAGCCATCCGATTCAAAGATTTGAAACATTTTCATGTAGACCTTTGCCGTCCATTCGCAGCCCACTG CATAGGCTATCCGGTGGTGACGCTGGGCTTCGGCTTCAAGAGTTACGTGAGCTATAAGATGCGTCTGCGAAAGCAAAAGGAGGTGCAGAAGGAAAATGAATTCTACATGCAGCTCCTACAGCAGGCCCTGCCCCCAGAACAGCAGATGCTTCAGAGACAGGAACGAGAGGCAGAGGAGG CCACCTCAAAAGGCATGTCTGAAGCAGACTCTGTGTTAGTGGCTCAGAACGGCACTGCTATTACCAAGAAATTGCCCATCTCTCTGCCTGAACTGGAATATAAGGAGAAGGGCAAAGATGGGGGAAAAGACAaaaaacagcagcagcacagcATAGGAATAAACAACAACATCTTACAGACTGTGGATGCTAAACTACAGGACATTGAGTATATGGAGAACCACCTAAACACTAAGAGACTCAACAACGAGCTCGGCGGCAGCGCAGAGAACCTGTTCTTAAAAGAGGAGGTAGGTGGTGGAGGAGGAGGCTCTGCCCCCTCTAAACATTACAAAAACTCCTCCCCCCATAGCCACAACTCCACCAATGGCAGCGTACCATCCTCCTCATCCAGCAGGAGTGAAAAGAAACAGAAGTGTGCAGGGAAGAATCTTGCACCTCCCAGAGATCTGATGGAGAACTGTATACCTAACAACCAGCTCAGTAAGCCAGATGCATTAGTGCG GCTTGAGCAGGACATAAAGAAGTTGAAGGCTGACCTGCAGGCGAGCAGACAGGTGGAGCAAGACCTGCGCAGTCAGATCAGCTCTCTGAGCAGTTCCGAGAGGAGCATGCGCTCTGAGCTGGGGCAGCTCCGCCAGGAAAACGAGTTGCTGCAAAACAA GCTTCATAATGCTGTGCAGGCAAAGCAAAAGGACAAGCAAACGATTGTGCAGCTGGAGAAGCGGCTCAAGGCAGAACAGGAAGCGCGAGCTGCAGTGGAAAAGCAGCTTGCAGAagagaagaaaagaaagaagaTGGAAGAGGCTACAGCGGCACGTGCTGTCGCTCTGGCAGCTGCCTCCAG AGGGGAATGCACAGACTCACTGAGGAATCGCATACGTGAGCTGGAGTCGGAGTGCAAGAAGCTTATGCACGATAATAAGCTAAAGGAGGAACAAATCAGAGAGCTTGAGCTCAAAGCGCAA GAGCTGCGTAAATATAAAGAGAACGAAAAGGACACAGAGGTTCTGATGTCAGCGCTGTCGGCCATGCAGGACAAGACCCAGCACTTAGAAAACAGTCTGAGTGCTGAGACCAGAATTAAACTTGATCTCTTTTCAGCACTTGGTGACGCAAAGCGACAGCTAGAGATTGCTCAAG GTCAGATTTTGCAGAAGGAGCAGGAGATAAAAGAGTTGAAGCAGAAGATCGCAGAGGTCATGGCAGTCATGCCCAGCATCACCTACTCGGCAGAGACCAACAACATGACCCCTGTGACTCCACATTATTCCTCCAAGTTCATGGACACCAGTCCATCCAGCTTGGACCCCAATGCCTCCGTCTACCAGCCGCTCAAGAAGTGA
- the srfbp1 gene encoding serum response factor-binding protein 1: protein MPAVLNLSNEVVKMRPEVKRVKVLLIRKLTRQISVLEKKKGNEADVEKFRRRAARLREEIHELKVIVPDSVTKAALQKDISFDKVCRNQEASLSERATARIATHPQFSKKILSIKAAIKAFKDERINARKAEKQAKDIEEIVTSQDQPQVDNDNVGSEQSNDDDAKRKEKEGDKNTVEQQEEIDGSLQESQKMSPETLKEQTNQCQKEVTLTDEDSSEIVDVPLEVIRMRKEVKRTRVLIISKMAEQVAALKKKKGQESELKESQERAAGIMKEIQALRNLKPDQVTRTALQENTELEKILQDPQASPVDRAIARIITHSRFINKLQKVKEAVEEERAKTMEAEQKKTDRLDMVQSKNEDEEPEEKDEEPEDDDNYESKEDVDTVVEEKCKSFSTEIHNPAVVEPNESKDTDAFELPPSKNSEATAPNVKSSPKKSSAGSSTKSTPPEHIGKVAEEKCKSFSAELAKPGVVEPSKGQDPDAFELPPSKIITASSESSSEVTVKLQNAEATAPNVRSSPEKSPTVSSAKSTPPKNIGKAVEEQFKSFSTEIDKSGVVKSSKGKDPDAFELPPSKIITTSSENSRGVTVKLENAEATAQNVRSSPEKSSTVSSTKSMLPKNVGKADKEMEVTLKSEKKQDLPETKKLEADEESDLSDEDEDEDEEKEYFDDSTEERFHKQSSQSEDSDDDDFFLGKVSKFKKRKSNQGKVEEKKSELQKPDKEASNKPHETNLGKLQSVFCSTLSKSSISSQKAKYGSHNDGSRPPRFQNQGKGPENRMKTSQYKGQDIGADRRMDPVKPNRQTFKVAGQRQVGPSGAGRGRSQFEQYQYQNQNPRGPPGNMSNPPQQSLHPSWEASRKRKEQQAQITVFQGKKIRFDDDD from the exons ATGCCTGCAGTACTGAATCTCAGCAATGAGGTGGTCAAGATGAGGCCGGAGGTTAAAAGGGTGAAGGTGCTCCTCATCCGGAAACTCACCCGTCAGATCTCAGTTCTGGAGAAGAAGAAGGGAAATGAGGCAGATGTGGAGAAGTTCCGCAGGCGAGCGGCGAGACTTCGGGAGGAGATCCATGAGCTGAAAGTCATTGTGCCCGACAGCGTCACCAAGGCCGCCTTACAGAAGGACATCAGCTTTGACAAAGTGTGCCGGAATCAAGAGGCCAGCCTATCCGAGCGGGCCACCGCCCGCATCGCCACACATCCACAGTTCAGCAAGAAAATCCTGAGTATAAAAGCAGCCATCAAAGCTTTCAAAGATGAGAGAATAAATGCAAGAAAAGCAGAAAAGCAAGCAAAAGACATAGAAGAAATTGTTACGTCGCAAGATCAGCCACAAGTGGATAATGATAATGTTGGTTCAGAACAATCAAACGATGATGATGCGAAACGGAAAGAGAAGGAGGGTGACAAAAATACAGTGGAACAGCAAGAAGAGATTGATGGTTCCTTACAGGAGAGCCAGAAGATGAGTCCAGAGACATTAAAAGAACAGACCAATCAGTGCCAGAAGGAAGTAACACTAACAGATGAG GACTCATCTGAAATAGTGGATGTCCCACTGGAGGTGATCAGGATGAGGAAGGAAGTGAAGAGGACAAGGGTGCTGATCATCAGTAAGATGGCAGAGCAAGTGGCTGctctgaagaagaagaagggtcAGGAATCTGAGCTGAAGGAAAGCCAGGAGAGAGCAGCAGGAATAATGAAAGAAATTCAGGCTTTAAGAAATCTTAAACCAGATCAGGTGACCAGGACAGCACTTCAGGAGAACACTGAGCTTGAGAAAATTTTGCAGGACCCTCAGGCAAGCCCAGTGGACAGAGCCATCGCTCGTATCATCACACATTCCCGCTTCATCAACAAGCTCCAGAAGGTCAAAGAAGCCGTCGAAGAAGAAAGAGCAAAGACAATGGAAGCTGAGCAGAAAAAAACTGATAGACTGGACATGGTACAGTCCAAGAATGAAGATGAGGAACCAGAAGAGAAAGATGAGGAACCAGAGGATGACGACAACTATGAGAGCAAGGAGGATGTTGACACAGTAGTAGAGGAAAAATGTAAGAGTTTTTCCACAGAGATCCATAATCCTGCTGTTGTGGAGCCAAACGAGAGTAAAGACACTGATGCTTTTGAATTACCACCATCCAAGAATTCAGAGGCCACGGCTCCAAATGTCAAAAGTTCTCCTAAAAAGTCTTCAGCTGGAAGCAGTACAAAGTCTACACCGCCAGAGCACATTGGTAAGGTAGCAGAGGAAAAATGTAAGAGTTTTTCTGCTGAGCTCGCTAAGCCTGGTGTTGTAGAGCCAAGCAAAGGTCAAGACCCTGATGCTTTTGAATTACCACCATCCAAAATCATCACAGCATCTTCAGAAAGCTCCAGTGAGGTCACAGTTAAATTACAGAATGCAGAGGCCACGGCTCCAAATGTCCGAAGTTCTCCTGAAAAGTCTCCAACTGTAAGCAGTGCAAAGTCTACACCACCAAAGAACATTGGTAAGGCAGTAGAGGAACAATTTAAGAGTTTTTCCACTGAGATCGATAAGTCTGGTGTTGTAAAGTCCAGCAAAGGTAAAGACCCTGATGCTTTTGAATTACCACCATCCAAGATCATCACAACATCTTCAGAAAACTCCAGAGGGGTCACAGTTAAATTAGAGAATGCAGAGGCCACGGCTCAAAATGTCCGAAGTTCTCCTGAAAAGTCTTCAACTGTAAGCAGTACAAAGTCTATGCTGCCGAAGAACGTTGGTAAAGCAGACAAAGAAATGGAGGTCACCTTAAAGTCAGAAAAGAAACAAGACCTACCTGAGACCAAAAAGCTTGAGGCAGATGAAGAGAGCGATTTATcagatgaggatgaggatgaggatgaagaGAAGGAATATTTCGATGACAGCACAGAAGAACGTTTCCATAAGCAATCATCTCAGTCTGAAGACAGTGATGATGACGACTTCTTCCTGGGCAAAGTGAGCAAATTCAAGAAACGGAAAAGCAACCAAGGTAAAGTCGAGGAGAAAAAGAGTGAGCTTCAAAAACCTGACAAGGAGGCCAGCAACAAACCTCACGAGACAAACCTTGGCAAATTACAGTCCGTGTTCTGCTCAACTTTGTCCAAATCCTCCATCTCCTCTCAGAAAGCAAAGTATGGGTCTCACAATGATGGGTCAAGACCTCCTCGATTCCAAAATCAAGGAAAAGGTCCTGAGAATAGGATGAAAACATCTCAATATAAAGGCCAAGACATTGGCGCTGACAGGAGGATGGATCCTGTCAAACCCAACAGACAGACTTTTAAAGTTGCTGGACAAAGGCAAGTGGGACCTTCAGGGGcagggaggggaaggtcacagTTTGAGCAGTATCAGTATCAGAACCAGAATCCCAGAGGTCCACCTGGAAACATGTCAAATCCACCCCAGCAGTCCCTTCATCCCTCGTGGGAGGCTAGCaggaaaagaaaagaacagcaGGCACAAATCACAGTATTCCAAGGGAAAAAGATCCgatttgatgatgatgattaa